One Pyrococcus furiosus DSM 3638 genomic window, AAAACGGTTCTTCAAAGCAAGGACCCTGTGAAAAGTGCAAAGAGATGGTCTCCATTCTGGATAGGGCTAGCATTTGTGGTCATTGGAACAATGTTCTACATAAAGGTTCTACACGGTAATTCATTACTTGAAGGATTTCTCAAATACGGAATGCCAGCTGGAATTCTAACATTCATAGTAGTCTCCTTAATATTGGAAAAGAGATTTCCAGCCACTGATCCCTATCTTGGAGCTGAGAGAGTATTTAGAAGGGTGCAGGTTATAACATCAGCATACGTTGCACTTGCCCACGGAGCAAACGACGTTGCTAATGCAATAGGACCAGTGGCAGCAGTTTATACAGTGGCAATGTTCGGTCTTGCTGGAGCAAAGGTGCCAGTTCCAAGGTGGATATTGGCCCTTGGAGGACTGGGAATAGCAATAGGTGTCGCAACTTATGGATATAAAGTTATGGAAACCGTTGGAAAGAAAATAACAGAGCTGACAAACACTAGAGGGTTTACAATAGACTTTTCAGCAGCTACGGTAGTTTTGATTGCCTCTTGGTTGGGGATGCCAATATCTACTACTCACACAGTAGTTGGTGCCGTAATTGGAGTTGGTCTTGCAAGAGGAATAAAAGCGATAAACAAGGATATAGTTAAGGACATAATAATCTCGTGGTTCGTTACAGTTCCAGCTGCAGGAGTAATAGCTGGAATAATATTTAAGGCCTTAATGATGTTAATGGGGTGATACCATGCAGGTTTGGACGAAACTCTTTGCTAAAAGTCCATTCAAGCCTCTTATAAAGCATGCAGAGGTTGTAGTTGAGACTGTAGAAACATTGGAAAAAGCCTTAGAGGCATGGGCTAAGGGAGATTACGAAAAAATGAAGGAGCTTGCAGTGGAAGTTGACAGACTTGAGGATGTTGCTGATAGAATAAAGATGGAACTTAGGGAAAGCATAACTGCAAAGCTCTTAATGCCCGTTCAGAGGAGTGATGTTCTAGAATACCTCCACATGCAGGATAAAATAGCTGATGCTGCTGAAGATACAGCTAAGTGGCTACTGGTGAGAGATAGAGGGAATGTGCCTGAAGACATCAAAGATATTATTCTAAAAATGGGAAAAGAGAGCATAAGAGCAGCAAAGTTAGTTTAT contains:
- a CDS encoding inorganic phosphate transporter, which gives rise to MQLGFAMLADPILLITILLGFAMAWAIGANDAANSMSTAVGAGAITPRQAVIIAGVLEFMGAYFFGKTVTETIRKGIIDPSKITDPNVLIFGSIAALIGATIWLVIATKYGLPVSTTHSIIGGIVGYGIVYGGMSIVNWDKMIKVVLSWILSPIVGAIFAYLVFRALSKTVLQSKDPVKSAKRWSPFWIGLAFVVIGTMFYIKVLHGNSLLEGFLKYGMPAGILTFIVVSLILEKRFPATDPYLGAERVFRRVQVITSAYVALAHGANDVANAIGPVAAVYTVAMFGLAGAKVPVPRWILALGGLGIAIGVATYGYKVMETVGKKITELTNTRGFTIDFSAATVVLIASWLGMPISTTHTVVGAVIGVGLARGIKAINKDIVKDIIISWFVTVPAAGVIAGIIFKALMMLMG
- a CDS encoding TIGR00153 family protein; this translates as MQVWTKLFAKSPFKPLIKHAEVVVETVETLEKALEAWAKGDYEKMKELAVEVDRLEDVADRIKMELRESITAKLLMPVQRSDVLEYLHMQDKIADAAEDTAKWLLVRDRGNVPEDIKDIILKMGKESIRAAKLVYEAIKQMDMVVESGFSENEIKKEYDLIRQIEEVENKIDGLDTKLMRLVLNANISWTEGIYLLNIGRTISNISDKAKDAAERIRIMMSK